The Aspergillus nidulans FGSC A4 chromosome VIII genome contains the following window.
TAGGATAAACGATGTAATCGAACTTCTCCATAACCTTGTCGACATTGTCGGCGTTACGGTTGCCTGGAACCAGGCCGCTGTCCAGGACTTGCAGACACCCGTTGAACATCCAAGCGCCAGCTGCACCCTTTGGATGGCCGGTAAGGTATTTCTGGAAAATTCCAAGAAGTGCGTTGCCCTTCTTGCGTCCGAGATGCTTCATTTGTTGGCAAATAACATCAGATTCGTTCTTGTCATTCGCAACAGTGGAAGTACCGTGGAACGATGCAACACCGATATCGTCCACAGTGAGACCCCATGTGGCAAGGGCGCCACGAAGGGGAGCAATACGCGAGTCTTGTTTCCAGAAGTTGTTACCAAGGCTGAATTGGGCATCCTTTTCTTGTCGGATGGCTTCGCGGTTGATATGCTGAGCTCGCTCTTGCAAGTACTCTTCGACAACAAAGTCCGCGGGGTTCTGAGCTTTAAttgcctctgcctcctcctgAAGATACAAAAGCTCCGACTCCTGCCATTCTCTAATCTGCCTCTTGCGCAGTTCGAGTTGTCTGCGGCGGTATTTGATGTCCAGCAAGGGCGACGGGAACTTGCCGGGGTTTTCGCGTGCCGTGGTCAGGACACCTTGACCGGGTGCAGGCACAGAACGACCAATCTTGTCAGTGGCAGTCGTGGTGAGGGCGATGATTCCGTAGATGGGTACACCCATGTCAAGGGCGAGCTGGGCACTCATGATGAGCTGCATACCGCAACCTTGAGATTCCATAAAGCCTGCACGAGTGGTAGTAGTGGGTCTGGACATTTCCTGAGGGGTGCGACCATGGGCGAATTCGTCTTCAGCATTGCTGGTAGCTTTCATATTGGCGAACTCATAGGAGCCCTCTTCCTGGAAGTCATCAAAACCACCGACGAAGCAGACTCTCGCCTTGCCTTCCACGATCGTCTCGTACCCAATGTCGACGGATTCCACAGCGGTAGCGCAAGCACCAACAGGTGTTTTAATAGGACCCGTAGAAGACAAAAGCAACATGTTCACCCAAGCACTCATCGTATTGATGAAGGATTCTTGGAGAATGTCTTTCTGCAGAGGCTTGTCTAGGTACCGATCCTTGTACATGCCTCGGAGGGCATGTGTACCTCCGATACCAGATCCAATGCAGTTACCAACCTCAGACAAATGGACATACTTGTAGAATTCGTAAGGATCCGTAACACCGGCGGAGAGCATGGCTTCAGCAGTGCAgacaaggacaaagaggGTCACAGGATCAACTTGCTCGATAATGTCCTCCGGGATACCGTATCTCCTTGCATCCCAACCGGTAGGAACCTGACCAGCAACCAAACGGTCGAACTGGAGTGCTTTGGGGATGAGAAGGGTGGCACCCTTCTTCAGGCGGACGGTGTACTCGCCGGACTCGAGAACCTCAAATATTTCTACTTTCTCTCCGTGCTCCCGCTTGAACTCTTCAGCGGTCTCTTTTGAGGCTTCAAATGGCTCAAGATCTTCCTCAATGACAATCTCCTGAAGCagttgcttcttcttgggatCATATCCTTTGAAGAGTTCGGGCTCGATTAGGCGAATACCGGAATGCTCAAGAATGTATTTTTCGTACTTGGCTTTGACATCCTTGTCATCCACTGGCTCCCCAGTCTTCGAATCAACCCAGCCAGAATAGGTTTTGCCTTTGATAGGTCCATTATGATGTCTGATGAGACCCATAATCCAAGCCATTTCCACGCAACCCTCCAGAGAGAACTTGCCGCTAGCCTCCATTTCCCAGCGAGTACGGGAGTTACCCCATGGTCCAACTTCAGAAAACCCTGTGACAACGACGACTTTGTCCAAATTGACCATGCCTTTAAGGTTTTCGTTGAGAGGTTTGATGTCCTCATCCCAAGTCGGCAAGTTCGGGAACTGGAATTTGATGTTCGCGCGAGGTTCTGCGATGACTTTCTTGTATAGGACTTCACTGTCCTCTCCATTCACAACCTTGTTTTCAATGGCGGTTTCCTTGATAACCGCTCTGCGAACATCACTCGTCTCCATTATCTCCGTCCTAAGCCGAGTCATAAGATCTTTCAGATCAGGGATGAATTGAAGCCCGCCGTTCAGGTCTGCCCAGACAGGATCAAGTTGGCAAAGGTTTACAATTGCAGGAGCCATGAGGCCGAGCAAGTTGAATGCCATCTCCTGCTGCGAGAAGGTCCGAACGCCCAGTTTCTCAACTCCTTCGGCGACCATGTTGTTACCGCTCATCAAGCCCGTACCGCGCGTCCATCCAATAACCGCACCGCAAATGGTGAGGTAGTTGCTCCAGTTCTCGGAGTACCAGCGGTTGAAGAGTGTTTCCAAAGCGAGCTTGGATTCTGAATAAAGTCCGTCATTACCGAAGGTACCATGGTTTGGAGACAGCGGGAGAATGACTTGGGCTGGTCGTGTCTCGAAACCATTGGCCTGCTTCTGCGCCTTGACACTACCCAAAAGTCTGAGAAGATTAGTCAACATGATGCGATGAGCGAGCTCTGACTTCGAGTCGATAGAATCAATTTCTCGTCCATTTTCCGGAATTGCAGCAAATGGAACAATGAAGTCCAGATCCCAGCCCAGGCCCTTCTTTGTATCATAGATGTAGTCGACCAAGGCCTCCACATCTTGCTTGCTGCCTTGGTTGAAAGGCACCACAACAAGCTGCGAACCACGTGCACCGTATCTGGCATACATGGCCTGGTAGTACTCAGTCACTTCGCGGGAATACCGACTCGTGGTTACAATAACCTTAGCACCGCCACTGATCAATCCTTGAAGAACTTCTGCTCCAATGGaaccagctccagcaccgGTCATCAAAACGTTCTTACCCTGGAATGTGAGGCCGGACCGGGCAGCAGACTCCAGCACATCTAGATAAATACCAGTGAGCTTCTTGCTGTAATCCCAGCCGtgttcgttcttcttcttaaGATGCAGGAAAGGTATCGTTTCGACTTTCCCGGCGCGAGGGCTTCCGTTGCGTACGGAGCCGTTGCGGCCAGGCTTCTTCGTACTGCCGTTCTCCTGCGGCATGATCTGGTTTTCATTCATACTGAGAGCCCGAACAACGTCCTTATAAAGTGCATTGAATTGCAACTGGGAGGATTTAGACAAGCGGTGTTGTCTCCGGATCAATTTGTAGACGCTTCTCAAATCGTTCTGAACTTTAGCCCGGTTGCTATATTCGGAGATGGGGCCGCCTTCCGCCATTTGTTTCACGTAGTGCTCTAACTTGCGAGCGCTGGCACGAGGAACCTCCTGGTATTCGATGTTTCCGCGAGCATCGATCGTGGTCTGAGGACCGGTAGGTACGGCAACATCCTTGTACACCGGAGAGACACCAAGAACTTCTTTACAGTTCTCAATAAGCTGCTCACCAAGTTCCTTGGCAAGCTGATAGGTTTCACCGCGTTCGGTTGGGCAGTTGTCGATGTGGTATTGCATgaattcaagaagaagagggttCGAGCGGTTCATGATGCGGATACACTGGCTGACAATTTCACGATCAACGACCTTGAGTCTTCCGAAAATGATGTCGTAGTACATGCTCAGAGCATCTTGACGAGCCCAGTTCCAAGAGGAGTCGTAAACACGAGCCTTTAGAGGGTCAAAGGAAGGTTCAATTCCCGAGGCATAAAAGTCACCGTGTTCTGCTTGCCATAAATCGAGCTGCGCCTGCAGGGTTTTCTGGGTTTCTTGTGAAGCAACAAAAGCCTTTTGACCGTCTCGGAGATCCATCTTCAAGTAACGGGCGATTATCTCCAGTTGCTGCTTGAACAAAGCACGTTGATCCTTGGTCAGAGCGTCAATAGCGGCGGGGTCCATGAGCATTCCTCCTGCACTTGCTCCACCGTCTCCAGAAGCCGTCGGGACATTGAGGCTGATGCCTGAGTTGGCAGCGTATTTATTCGCAACATCATCAAGGAACACCTTGGCGTCGGGCTCAGAACCGATACGTGAGGCGGGTTCCATAGTAAGGGCGAGAAGTAAGACGCCATCCTGTCGGCCAGGACCCAAGCCCCACCTTGTCTCCAGATATTTGCGAACAGCCGTGATATTGAAACCTCCAGGCATTTTGGACGAGACAAGACGAGCAATCAGCGAGGAAGATTGCTTGCCTAGTTGCCCGTTGAATGTGGCTTGCATAGATGCACCTAACTCATCTAGAGGGGTGTCTTCTGGCTTTTCAGGCGTGGAACCGAACTCTTTGCCCAAGTCTCCTAGAATTTCATTTTGCAGTGTAGATTTGCCTGTAGGTTATCCTTTGTTAGTGCACCATCCCAGGAAGCGAGAATGCCTGGCTCTAAACCACTTACCTCCCACCAGATCTTTGATAGCTTTGTTCAAGGGCACATCTGATAAAGCTTTTTTCAGCTTCTGAGCAACGAGTGTTCTTACTATATCCAAAGCTGTCACGGGCGCATCTTCGACTGGCGCCGCCGGGCCGGCGCTCGGTGCTGAAGCCGCAGGGGCAGGGGCTGCAACCACGGCGGCGGCCGGAGCAGCAGACGTTGGcggagcagctgcagcctcggGTGCGGActcggtttcttcttccactggATCAACGTCGTAATAGATTTCTTTCGCATCCTTGTTGTAACAAAGTATTTGACGCTGCACAGATGTGGCCGCATCATATGCTTCATATTTGGAGGCAAGGGTTCTTCGTGCCATTCCACCCAAAGTGTCTGCTGGACCGATTTCCACAATGCGTTCTGTCCGCTTTTCCGCAAGAATGACATCTTGTGTCTCAATCCACCTTACTGGAGACGCAAACTGGTAAGCCAGAAGCTCTACCAGCAAGGTGTGAGCCAGCTCTTGTTCAATTTCAGGCCGCATGTCGCTATTGACTCCGAACTCTGCTCTGGGTAATCGAAGCCGTGGAtttaataaaaaaaaaaaaaaatgcgCAATCGACCTTAGAATCTTGTAAGATGTCAGCATCAAGTCGATTCAGCACCCTGTACGCTTGTCGTCGGCGCAAGCAGATATAACATTGGCACAAAAAAAATTTAGACAGGGAATTGCTCACAGTACACTTGGAAAGACTCCTCAGGCCTCACACATGGAATAAGCAATTGTGAGAAGGACCGCAGAGAACCCAGGGTAAAGAATG
Protein-coding sequences here:
- a CDS encoding fatty acid synthase subunit fasA (transcript_id=CADANIAT00001194); the encoded protein is MRPEIEQELAHTLLVELLAYQFASPVRWIETQDVILAEKRTERIVEIGPADTLGGMARRTLASKYEAYDAATSVQRQILCYNKDAKEIYYDVDPVEEETESAPEAAAAPPTSAAPAAAVVAAPAPAASAPSAGPAAPVEDAPVTALDIVRTLVAQKLKKALSDVPLNKAIKDLVGGKSTLQNEILGDLGKEFGSTPEKPEDTPLDELGASMQATFNGQLGKQSSSLIARLVSSKMPGGFNITAVRKYLETRWGLGPGRQDGVLLLALTMEPASRIGSEPDAKVFLDDVANKYAANSGISLNVPTASGDGGASAGGMLMDPAAIDALTKDQRALFKQQLEIIARYLKMDLRDGQKAFVASQETQKTLQAQLDLWQAEHGDFYASGIEPSFDPLKARVYDSSWNWARQDALSMYYDIIFGRLKVVDREIVSQCIRIMNRSNPLLLEFMQYHIDNCPTERGETYQLAKELGEQLIENCKEVLGVSPVYKDVAVPTGPQTTIDARGNIEYQEVPRASARKLEHYVKQMAEGGPISEYSNRAKVQNDLRSVYKLIRRQHRLSKSSQLQFNALYKDVVRALSMNENQIMPQENGSTKKPGRNGSVRNGSPRAGKVETIPFLHLKKKNEHGWDYSKKLTGIYLDVLESAARSGLTFQGKNVLMTGAGAGSIGAEVLQGLISGGAKVIVTTSRYSREVTEYYQAMYARYGARGSQLVVVPFNQGSKQDVEALVDYIYDTKKGLGWDLDFIVPFAAIPENGREIDSIDSKSELAHRIMLTNLLRLLGSVKAQKQANGFETRPAQVILPLSPNHGTFGNDGLYSESKLALETLFNRWYSENWSNYLTICGAVIGWTRGTGLMSGNNMVAEGVEKLGVRTFSQQEMAFNLLGLMAPAIVNLCQLDPVWADLNGGLQFIPDLKDLMTRLRTEIMETSDVRRAVIKETAIENKVVNGEDSEVLYKKVIAEPRANIKFQFPNLPTWDEDIKPLNENLKGMVNLDKVVVVTGFSEVGPWGNSRTRWEMEASGKFSLEGCVEMAWIMGLIRHHNGPIKGKTYSGWVDSKTGEPVDDKDVKAKYEKYILEHSGIRLIEPELFKGYDPKKKQLLQEIVIEEDLEPFEASKETAEEFKREHGEKVEIFEVLESGEYTVRLKKGATLLIPKALQFDRLVAGQVPTGWDARRYGIPEDIIEQVDPVTLFVLVCTAEAMLSAGVTDPYEFYKYVHLSEVGNCIGSGIGGTHALRGMYKDRYLDKPLQKDILQESFINTMSAWVNMLLLSSTGPIKTPVGACATAVESVDIGYETIVEGKARVCFVGGFDDFQEEGSYEFANMKATSNAEDEFAHGRTPQEMSRPTTTTRAGFMESQGCGMQLIMSAQLALDMGVPIYGIIALTTTATDKIGRSVPAPGQGVLTTARENPGKFPSPLLDIKYRRRQLELRKRQIREWQESELLYLQEEAEAIKAQNPADFVVEEYLQERAQHINREAIRQEKDAQFSLGNNFWKQDSRIAPLRGALATWGLTVDDIGVASFHGTSTVANDKNESDVICQQMKHLGRKKGNALLGIFQKYLTGHPKGAAGAWMFNGCLQVLDSGLVPGNRNADNVDKVMEKFDYIVYPSRSIQTDGIKAFSVTSFGFGQKGAQVIGIHPKYLYATLDRAQFEAYRAKVETRQKKAYRYFHNGLVNNSIFVAKNKAPYEDELQSKVFLNPDYRVAADKKTSELKYPPKPPVATDAGSESTKAVIESLAKAHATENSKIGVDVESIDSINISNETFIERNFTASEQQYCQNAPSPQSSFAGRWSAKEAVFKSLGVCSKGAGAPLKDIEIENDSNGAPTVKLHGVAAEAAKEAGVKHISVSISHSDMQAVAVAISQF